In the Streptomyces sp. cg36 genome, one interval contains:
- a CDS encoding alpha/beta hydrolase, producing the protein MDTRRLIRSSAIAVVTAGLFASGCSSGTSSTRANASTTSVAGAPTSDALRPYYQQKLSWRECGASGFECATMKAPLDYADPGAGPIKLAVARKKATGPGKRIGSLLVNPGGPGGSAVGYLQQYAGLGYPAPVRARYDMVAVDPRGVARSEPVECLSGPEMDAYTQVDQTPDDAAEKAALATSFKKFAAGCEKRSGKVLPHVSTIEAARDMDILRALLGDEKLYYVGASYGTFLGATYAELFPDRTGRLVLDGAMDPSLPALEMNRDQTAGFETAFQAFAADCVKNNKDCPLGTESPADASKRLKKFFADLDAKPVETGESRKLGEALATTGVIAAMYDETTWPELRTGLTRAMQGDGAGLLALADSYYERDAKGGYANLMYANAAVNCLDLPPAFTGPDAVAAAVPSFEKASPVFGEGFAWAALNCTYWPLKATGSAHRIEAKGAAPIVVVGTTRDPATPYKWARSLASQLSSGRLLTYEGDGHTAYGRGSDCIDTAINTYLLEGTVPPAGKKCT; encoded by the coding sequence ATGGACACCAGGCGCCTGATCCGTTCCTCCGCCATCGCCGTCGTGACCGCCGGGCTGTTCGCCTCCGGATGCTCGTCCGGCACCTCGTCCACCCGGGCGAACGCGTCCACCACCTCGGTCGCGGGCGCGCCGACCTCGGACGCCCTGCGCCCCTACTACCAGCAGAAGCTCAGCTGGCGGGAGTGCGGAGCGTCCGGGTTCGAGTGCGCCACGATGAAGGCGCCGCTCGACTACGCCGACCCCGGCGCCGGCCCGATCAAGCTGGCGGTGGCCCGCAAGAAGGCGACCGGACCGGGCAAGCGGATCGGCTCCCTCCTGGTGAATCCGGGCGGCCCGGGCGGGTCGGCCGTCGGATACCTCCAGCAGTACGCGGGCCTCGGCTACCCGGCCCCGGTGCGGGCCCGCTACGACATGGTGGCGGTCGACCCGCGCGGGGTGGCCCGCAGCGAGCCGGTCGAGTGCCTGTCGGGCCCGGAGATGGACGCGTACACGCAGGTCGACCAGACGCCGGACGACGCCGCCGAGAAGGCAGCGCTCGCCACGTCCTTCAAGAAGTTCGCGGCGGGCTGCGAGAAGCGGTCCGGCAAGGTGCTGCCGCACGTCTCGACGATCGAGGCGGCCCGCGACATGGACATCCTGCGCGCCCTGCTGGGTGACGAGAAGCTGTACTACGTGGGGGCGTCGTACGGCACGTTCCTGGGCGCGACCTACGCCGAACTGTTCCCGGACCGCACCGGGCGGCTGGTCCTGGACGGCGCGATGGACCCGTCCCTGCCCGCCCTGGAGATGAACCGGGACCAGACGGCGGGCTTCGAGACGGCGTTCCAGGCGTTCGCGGCGGACTGCGTGAAGAACAACAAGGACTGCCCGCTGGGCACGGAGTCCCCGGCGGACGCGTCGAAGCGCCTGAAGAAGTTCTTCGCCGACCTCGACGCCAAGCCGGTCGAGACGGGCGAGTCCCGCAAGCTCGGCGAGGCGCTCGCCACGACCGGGGTGATCGCGGCGATGTACGACGAGACGACCTGGCCCGAGCTGCGCACCGGCCTCACGCGCGCGATGCAGGGCGACGGCGCGGGCCTGCTCGCCCTCGCCGACTCGTACTACGAGCGGGACGCGAAGGGCGGCTACGCCAATCTGATGTACGCCAACGCGGCCGTGAACTGCCTGGACCTGCCGCCCGCCTTCACCGGCCCCGACGCGGTAGCCGCCGCCGTGCCCTCCTTCGAGAAGGCGTCCCCGGTCTTCGGCGAGGGCTTCGCCTGGGCGGCCCTGAACTGCACGTACTGGCCGCTGAAGGCCACCGGCTCGGCCCACCGCATCGAGGCGAAGGGCGCGGCCCCGATCGTGGTGGTCGGCACCACCCGCGACCCGGCCACCCCCTACAAGTGGGCGCGCTCCCTCGCCTCCCAGCTGTCCTCCGGCCGACTCCTGACCTACGAGGGCGACGGCCACACGGCGTACGGCCGCGGCAGCGACTGCATCGACACGGCGATCAACACGTACCTCCTGGAGGGCACGGTCCCGCCCGCCGGCAAGAAGTGCACCTGA
- a CDS encoding DNA polymerase III subunit delta': MAVWDDLVGQDRVQEQLAAAARDADALVTATAAGTPVPEASKMTHAWLFTGPPGSGRSTAARAFAAALQCVSPDRALGGSPGCGFCDGCHTSLVGTHADVEVVRTDLLSIGVKETRDLVRRAQLSPAVGRWQVIVLEDADRLTEGAGNVLLKAVEEPAPRTVWLLCAPSLEDVLPTIRSRCRHLTLRTPPVEAVADVLIRRDGIAPETALAAARATQGHIGRARRLATDERARARRTAVLKVPLRIEDVGGCLKAAQELVDTAAEDAKQLAEEVDVKETEDLKAALGAQAGGRMPRGTAGAMKELEDRQKRRKTRTQRDSLDLALTDLTAFYRDVLALQLGSRTALANEDVRDAVDRVARGCGPEGTLRRIEAVLACREALDRNVAPLLAVEAMTMALRAG; encoded by the coding sequence ATGGCCGTGTGGGACGACCTGGTCGGGCAGGACCGGGTGCAGGAGCAGCTGGCCGCTGCCGCGCGCGACGCCGACGCGCTGGTGACCGCCACGGCGGCGGGGACGCCCGTTCCGGAGGCGTCGAAGATGACGCACGCGTGGCTGTTCACCGGGCCGCCGGGTTCGGGCCGCTCCACGGCGGCGCGCGCGTTCGCCGCCGCGCTCCAGTGCGTCAGCCCGGACCGGGCGCTGGGCGGCTCGCCGGGCTGCGGGTTCTGCGACGGCTGCCACACCAGTCTGGTCGGCACGCACGCGGACGTGGAAGTGGTGCGTACGGACCTGTTGTCCATCGGCGTCAAGGAGACCCGAGACCTGGTCCGCCGGGCGCAGCTCTCGCCCGCCGTCGGCCGCTGGCAGGTGATCGTCCTGGAGGACGCCGACCGGCTGACCGAGGGCGCGGGCAATGTGCTCCTGAAGGCGGTGGAGGAGCCCGCTCCGCGTACGGTGTGGCTGCTGTGCGCCCCCTCGTTGGAGGACGTGCTCCCGACGATCCGCTCCCGCTGCCGCCACCTGACGCTGCGCACCCCGCCCGTGGAGGCGGTCGCCGATGTGCTGATCCGCCGTGACGGCATCGCGCCGGAGACCGCGCTGGCTGCCGCCCGCGCCACCCAGGGGCACATCGGCCGGGCCCGCAGGCTGGCCACCGACGAGCGCGCGCGTGCCCGCCGCACCGCCGTCCTGAAGGTGCCGCTGCGGATCGAGGACGTGGGCGGCTGCCTCAAGGCGGCGCAGGAGCTCGTCGACACGGCCGCCGAGGACGCCAAGCAGCTCGCCGAGGAGGTGGACGTCAAGGAGACGGAGGACCTGAAGGCGGCGCTGGGCGCGCAGGCGGGCGGCCGGATGCCGCGCGGCACGGCCGGGGCGATGAAGGAGCTGGAGGACCGGCAGAAGCGCCGCAAGACGCGTACGCAGCGCGACAGCCTGGACCTGGCGCTCACCGATCTGACCGCGTTCTACCGCGACGTCCTGGCGCTCCAGCTCGGCTCGCGCACGGCGCTGGCGAACGAGGACGTACGGGACGCGGTCGACAGGGTCGCGCGCGGTTGCGGCCCCGAGGGAACCCTGCGCCGGATAGAGGCGGTCCTGGCCTGCCGCGAGGCGCTCGACCGCAATGTGGCGCCGCTGCTGGCGGTGGAGGCGATGACCATGGCGCTGCGGGCGGGCTGA